Part of the Vicinamibacteria bacterium genome is shown below.
CGAGCCGGCGGTAGTGGCGCAGGACGTCACGAAAATCTACCGCCGCTTCATTCACCGCAACCAGTTCAAGACCCTGAAGAGCGCGCTGCTCACCGGGAGCCTCCTCTCCGATCTCACCCCGGACCAGACGTTCACCGCCCTCTCCGGCGTCTCCTTCGAGGTCCCTCCGGGGGCCACCTTCGGGGTGATCGGAGAGAACGGCTCCGGCAAGTCCACCCTCCTGAAGCTCATGGCCGGGATCACCAAGCCCACCCGGGGCACCATCTCCGTTCGCGGGCGCGTGTCCGCCCTCATCGAGCTGGGGGCGGGCTTCCACCCCGAGATCAGCGGGCGGGAGAACGTGGCCATCAACGGCATCATGCTCGGCCTCACCCGGCGGGAGGTGGAGGAGCGTTTCGACGACATCGTGGCCTTCGCCGAGCTCGAGGAGTTCATCGACGCCCCCGTCAAGACCTACTCCTCGGGCATGTACATGCGTCTGGGCTTCGCGGTGGCGATCCACGTGGACCCCGATGTGCTGCTCATCGACGAGGTCCTGGCGGTGGGGGATGAAGCGTTCACCCGCAAGTGCCTGGACAAGATCGGGGAGTTCCGCCGGCGGGGCAAGACCATCCTTCTCGTCACCCACAGCCTGGGCTTGGTGGAGAAGATGTGCGACGACGTGCTCTGGCTCCGCCACGGAAAGGTGGCCGACCGCGGTGACCCCAAGCGGGTGGTGGATGCCTATCTCACCTACGTGGCAGGGGGGGAGGAGGCACTCCTGGCCGGCGGCCAGGGGGCCCCACCCCCCTCCCCGGAGCCTCCCGCCCCCTCTCTGGCCGCGGGCGAGCCGGTGTCCACCCCGCGCTATCAGCAAGGCCGCTGGGGGGGCCGGGAGGTCGAGATCACGAGCGTCCGCCTCAAGGACGCCCGCGGCCGAGAGCGCCACGTGTACGTGCCGGGGGAGAGCCTCACCGTCGTGCTCAGTGTGCGGGCGGCTGCCCCCGTCCAGGACTTCGTCTTCGGCCTCGGTCTCTTCACCGCCGACGGCGTGTCCGTCTACGGCACCAACACCCAGCTCGAGGACTACGAACCGAAAAACCTCGTGGGCGAGGCCGAGGTCTCGCTCGTCCTCGAGGACCTGCGCCTCACCGAAGGAACCTATCTGGTCGACGTGGCCGCCCACCGGCGCGACGGCACCCCCTACGACTACCACCGGGGCCTCTACTCCTTCCGGGTGAAGAGCCGGGTCAAGGACGTGGGGGTCTACCGCCCCCACCACCGCTGGGTCTTTTCGGGGGGAGCCGCGCTCACGCCCTCCGCCCCCCGCCCGGAACTGGAGCTCCGCGAGGACGAGCCCCCGGGCGGGGGAAGGGACGGGGTATTCTGAAGCGGTGATGGGCGAGAACTCCCTGGCCGAGCTTTTGGACGAGCGCCGGGCCTGGAAGGCGGCGGGGCGGACGGTAGTCCTCACCAACGGCTGCTTCGACCTTCTCCACCCCGGGCACCTTGCTCTCTTGGAAGGGGCGCGGGCGGAGGGGGATGTCCTCGTGGTCGCGATCAACTCCGACCGCTCCCTGCGTGAGATCAAGGGTCCGGGGCGACCCCTGACTCCCGCCGCCGAGCGCGCGGAGATCCTGCTCGCCCTGGAGCCCGTGGACCGGGTGGTGGTCTACGACGAGCCCACCCCGGCGGCGGTCATTCGCGCCCTTCTCCCGGACGTGCTCGTGAAGGGAGCGGACTGGGATCTCACGGACATCGTGGGCCGGGACGTGGTGGAAGCCGCGGGGGGGCGGGTGGTCCGGATCCAGCTGCGGTCGGGCTACTCCACAACCGCGCTCGTCGAGCACATCCAGAACCCGAGACCGTGAGCGGGCTCGGCCCCCTGGAGGCGGCGGAGGGCCTCCGCGAGGCTCGCGCCCGCCTCTCCCGCGACGGGCGGCTTGACCTCTCCGGCCTGACCGGCCCCGCGCGGGGCCTCGTGCCCCTCCTGCTCGCGGGCCCGCCCCTGCTCGTGGTCGTTCCCCGCGAGCGGGAGGTGGAGGAGTTGGCCTCGGACCTGCGCACCCTGGCCGGGGAAGCGGGCCTAGAAGGCGCGGTCCTGCCCTTCCCCGCGCCCGGGCCGCCCATCTTCCGGGGCCTGCCCCGCCACGCGGACGCCTCCCTGCGCCGGGCGGCCGCCCTCCACGCCGGGGGCCGCGGCCGGCTCCTCGCCCTCGTGGCCTCTCCGGCCGGCCTCCTCCGCCCCTCCCTCGCCCGCACCCTCCTGGAGACGCGCATCCTGTCCCTGCGCGCGGGCGACGAGATGACCCCCGAGATCCTGCTCGAGGGGCTGGAGGAGGGGGGCTATGTGCGGGAGGACCCCGTCACCTCCCCCGGCCAGGTCGCCCGGCGCGGCGGCATCCTGGACGTCTTCCCCTCCGATGCCGAGAACCCGGTTCGCATCGAGTTCCTGGGCGACACCGTGGAGAGCCTGCGCCGCTTCGACCCCCAGACCCAACGCACGGTCGGCTCCCTGGAGGAGCTGGTGGCCCTCCCCCTCTCCGACGCCTTCGCCACCCGGTCCGTCACCGCCGCCCTGCGCTCCCTTCTCCCCGAACGCTTTCCCGGCCGGCGCGAGCTGGCCGGCATCCTGGAGAGCCTCGACCGTGGCCTGGTGCCGGAC
Proteins encoded:
- a CDS encoding ABC transporter ATP-binding protein; translated protein: MRAEPAVVAQDVTKIYRRFIHRNQFKTLKSALLTGSLLSDLTPDQTFTALSGVSFEVPPGATFGVIGENGSGKSTLLKLMAGITKPTRGTISVRGRVSALIELGAGFHPEISGRENVAINGIMLGLTRREVEERFDDIVAFAELEEFIDAPVKTYSSGMYMRLGFAVAIHVDPDVLLIDEVLAVGDEAFTRKCLDKIGEFRRRGKTILLVTHSLGLVEKMCDDVLWLRHGKVADRGDPKRVVDAYLTYVAGGEEALLAGGQGAPPPSPEPPAPSLAAGEPVSTPRYQQGRWGGREVEITSVRLKDARGRERHVYVPGESLTVVLSVRAAAPVQDFVFGLGLFTADGVSVYGTNTQLEDYEPKNLVGEAEVSLVLEDLRLTEGTYLVDVAAHRRDGTPYDYHRGLYSFRVKSRVKDVGVYRPHHRWVFSGGAALTPSAPRPELELREDEPPGGGRDGVF
- a CDS encoding adenylyltransferase/cytidyltransferase family protein, translated to MGENSLAELLDERRAWKAAGRTVVLTNGCFDLLHPGHLALLEGARAEGDVLVVAINSDRSLREIKGPGRPLTPAAERAEILLALEPVDRVVVYDEPTPAAVIRALLPDVLVKGADWDLTDIVGRDVVEAAGGRVVRIQLRSGYSTTALVEHIQNPRP